CCCCTTGACACAACAGATGCTTACCtgcaggaatttatttattttgataattATTTACAATTCTAGACATGTGCTGACGGCAACCCCACAAGCAGAAATCAGACTCTACATTGATTGTGAAACTTATTGGAGAATTCTTCTTTCTCCTATTCACAATTTTCTAAAGTGGAGAGGGGATTGCTGCAGAACTTGGAAACAGTCACTGCTATGACCTCAGAGATTTTGATACTCCTAAAGGGCTTTGTAACTGAGTGACGTAAGAAAGTTAGGCTTGTGTAGAGCAGAAAATTATAGATAATTATTTAAACTATGCTTCATTATTTGATCCAGTAAGGCTTAGCTGCCCCAATCCTATAGACCTCCTTACCTAGGGGTGGTTAACCTGTTGTTCTTTGAAGTTGTTGGACTTCAGGttccagtcccagccagcatgactaatggtcagaattgatgggagttgtagtttagcaacatttggaggaccacatGTTGGCCACCCTGTCTTAATCGGTTTACCTCCTGCAGAAAGGATAGCATTACTCACCTGTCCTTAAAATGTGTAAGGTAATCCttgcagaattccccccccccaaaataatcatGTTCACTTTACAGTGACCTGAGTGTTGTCTACAAGTTAGCTAAATGTGCCAGCAGACAGGGCTTTCCTTTATCTCCTTCCAAGTTCATTGTCTCAGGTACTATAAATGCTTTGAACACCACTGAATGAGTGGTTAAATAATATGTATTGGGAAAACATGGGGAAATTTTTAGCTCCAGCAGAACAGCTGCAGTGTGATGTTCTGGCAAAATGCTGTAAGCTTTGGGTTGGCAAATATAAAATCCCACATATTCAAGGCTGAGTGTTTTTCTTAAATTCAAATAGGAAGATTATTAAGTGACTAATAAGGAAAGTTACTTTTCTTACATGTTCATGACTTAGATTAAAATACCACCTTTGTCAATTATTTGTCCACTGCTTATGATGTGTaattttatcattattttaatgACTAACATACTAGATAATTTGACTTATGTACAGCCATAATTCCTTTATTGTTTCTCTGAAAATGTGTCATAGGATACAtgatttttttgctttcttttttccatAGGAAACACAGCATTGCATGATTGTGCAGAATCTGGTAGCCTGGAAATCATGAAGATGCTTCTCAAATATTGTGCAAAGATGGAAAAAGATGGCTATGGAATGACTCCCCTTCTCTCTGCTAGTGTTACAGGTCACACAAACATAGTTGACTTTTTGACCCAACATGTTGAAACTAGCAAAGTAGAACGTATAAATGCACTGGAACTCCTGGGAGCCACCTTTGTGGATAAAAAGAGAGATTTGCTCGGTGCTTTGAAATACTGGAAAAGAGCTATGGATATGAGATACAGTGATAGGACTAACATACTAAGCAAACCTGTGCCTCAAACGTTAATAATGGCCTATGATTATGCCAAGGAGGTGAACAGTGCCGAAGAGCTAGAAAACCTTATTGCAGACCCTGATGAGATGAGAATGCAGGCCTTGTTAATTAGAGAACGTATTCTTGGCCCATCTCACCCAGATACGTCCTACTATATTCGGTACAGAGGTGCTGTCTATGCAGACTCTGGAAATTTCAAACGATGCATCAATCTGTGGAAGTACGCTTTGGACATGCAGCAGAGCAATTTGGACCCCCTGAGCCCTATGACTGCGAGTAGTCTGCTTTCGTTTGCTGAACTCTTCTCCTTCATGCTTCAAGACAGAGCAAAAGGCCTGCTGGGCACAACAGTTACATTTGATGATCTCATGGGTATACTGTGCAAAAGTGTCCTCGAAATAGAACGTGCTATCAAGCAAACTCAGTGTCCGCCTGACCAAATACAGCTCAACAAAGCCCTTTCCatcattttgcatttaatttgCTTGCTGGAGAAAGTTCCTTGTAGTCCCGAGCAAGATCATTTCAAGAAACAAACTATATATCGATTTCTTAAGCTACATCCTAGAGGAAAGAATAACTTCAGCCCACTCCACCTTGCTGTTGACAAGAACACCACATGTGTGGGGCGCTACCCAGTTTGTAAATTTCCTTCTTTGCAAGTCACTGCTATACTAGTGGAATGTGGTGCTGATGTAAATGCTAGAGACTCTGATGACAACAGCCCTTTGCACATATCTGCACTGAACAACCACCCTGACATCATGAATCTTCTTATCAAGTCAGGATCACATTTTGATGCAACAAACTTGCATAAACAAACTGCTATTGACTTGCTGGATGAGAAGGAAATGGCAAAGAACTTGATCCAGCCCATCAACCATACTACACTGCAGTGTCTTGCTGCCCGTGTAATTGTGAATTATTGCATAGGTTACCAAGGGCACATCCCAGAAAAACTTGAGAACTTTGTTTTGCTCCATAGATGACAGTCTGACAATAGGCCCTTGGTACTGTGGGAGCACGAGTTAGTAACATCAATTGTTGCTTTCTCAAGCACTGTTGTGATATGCCAGCGATACACCATCATTCATTCAGCTTGGTCCATCCTGCTCATTGGCTAAAGCATTATTAGAATCAGATCTGCAGAATTGGTTGcccaatatttaaaacaaacatataaTATATTTTGTGGATTATTTAGAAATGTAATGCTATATTCGGACTCACTAAAATTTGTCTGCCAAAGGCTTGTCTATTCTGGTTTAGTTTGCCTGTTGGTTGTTTGGGACTGAACTGAATAATTTTCGTGGTGTTGTCTTATTCTTACTGGTGTGTGGATTTTATATAGTTGGGAAGTCATCTTTTTGTTCTTGCTTGAGcatttctattcttttttctAATGGGTTCATTGCTGAACTATACAAGTTGTATGGACTTGTTAACATTTGCAATTACCATAAGTGCTTTTATCCTCTCTATGCACTGGCTTGAACATGACTGTTTGTGTGTTGGCATATTTCTATGCAGCAGTTGGCCATTGTCAGCTCTGACACTGTTTTCTTGCAGTTTGTTAGAGAACTCTTTGAAAATATACCCTTTACAGTTTGACATTTCTTGAAGACATCAGTCAGCTGTCTAAACTCTCATATGACTTTTTGCCTCCAGCTTTTTCTGCAGttgctttccatttatttttctAGAGTTGCGTGCTGAATTTGGGAGTAAAATGTGTACTTGTTGGCAATCCCACTTTTAAATTAAGTCTGAAAGTCATATAAATATGTCTTGCTGcgaggagagaaaggaaaggaactgCCATATTCTCCTCTACACTAGTGTCTTGCTTGAGCTGATTGTGTGACTAGGCATAGAGAGTTTTTTTTCCAAGTTTAACCTGAAACTTAATCATACAACTCAGTGAGAACTAGATCAAACATAGTCTGAAATTACAACTCAAGATTCTTAAGTACAAAAGAAACTAAAGCATGTTGGCATGATGCTTGTCAGTCCAGAACTAGCCATCAACTATTATAATTAACTATATGGTTGTAATCAGTAGCCCTCTGCAGGGGCTTCAGAAGTTTAGTAGTATCCCCTTCATTTTCAAATAACTCTTACAGataatttgcatgcattttattcTCTAATACCTTTCAGCCATATTTATGAAAAACATCAGAGGCCATGTTGAGTACATAGTCTCGACTGAAAGCTATCTATTTTTATAATACTTGCACAACAGCTTAGCTATTGCAGCAGAAAGGGCTTTTTAGACTTGATAAGGAAACCATAAGTGAAGACTACAAATGAGATTAAGATTCAGGTAATTAATATAATTCAGCACTTTATTGTTGATTCATAATGAAACTTATTATGGCATATTAGACCTGCAAATGTCTTAAAATAAAATGGttctcaagaaaaaaaaaatcccacctcaTTTTTCTTCAATGGCATACAGTGTATTTGACATTTCTACAATCTAACATATTGAGTGTTTTCCAGTACTACTATACCTAGTGCTTTTTCaattcagaaaaacaacaacaacacatatgaTAGGTTACTGTGACTCTGTAGCAGTTGACAATGCAGGAAAAATATCAGAACCAAATCAGTGCTTCAAGGCTGGCATGAATCTGGAATTCCTTTTTTAATTACAACATTACTACCCTCAGTTGATTGATCACATTTGGTTGGCACATCCTCACAGTACATATAAACTAGTACTCACACTGACTTTTAAAAACCATCACTTTATTGGTCTATTCATAAATAATGCTAAATCATGGGTTAGTATTTTGAGAACAAACTGCAATGTGtctttttgctttctctttttcttctcctttgtgTTTGTGAGAAGAAGACTGAAAACCTCCAATTTCATTTTGGAATAAATCACAATATCAGGAAACTGGTTTATTCTAACTAGTTAGTTCAAATGAACCAGGATTAAACAATAGCTTTACATTCTCATTTGTTAAAACAAACCAGTTAGCCACTTCCCAAACAAACCAGTTAGATTTAGCCATTTCCCAATTCAGGatgctgctttttcctttttttcacatgcaaaggaggaggagaatggagaGAAAGGGATGCAAGTCCAAAGTTCACTGTGGTTCATTCTTGCAATGCTAAATTGTGTTTTAGTGTTGCTTTTGAAGTGGGTCGTTGCCTAGTCTAGAGTGTATATGAcaaaaattaatttgttccatcaCACCAAGAAAGGAATGAGAAACTTGCATTGCTATGTGTTTAATTTTCAGAACAGGCAAGAAATGCAAGTTATTTTTTGTTCATGGGGACATCTGGGTCACTATCAAAAGCAAATCATAGGGGGAAATTGGGTTCACAAGTATAAAGCAGAACATTTAATTTAACTAATTACTTTTACCCTGGTTGAAACACATTCCTATTTCTGGATTCACAGCCTGAGCAGTTTGGAGACAGGGGAGTCAGATTTTTCATAATCTTCATTGCTTGCCTGCAAGTAGACAATACTAATTCATATACTAGAAGGGCAAAACCTAACCTACTTTAGCCTAGAAATAGGACATGTGATGAACAGGGAGACTGTAGAACACCGTGTcctcaaaaatgttttattttccttcGTAACTTTACTCAGGCAGTACTAAGCGTTTGGAAATGGGGATTTCTCTTGACTTATTGGATATACTTTGAAAAATAGATCCTGCTGATAAGTTAAAGAATTCTTATTCTGTAAAACTTTAAAGAAACTGTTAGTTTCTTATATTTGCCTTCTTACTGAACATGGCACCTCCATACTGAACAACcatacttcattttaaaaaacaatacaattttTTTACACTCTTGatacttcatttaaaaaaacaatacaattaattTATACCCTACACCTACAGTCCAAGACTCATGAAGACAAAGTCTGGTTTTCATGTTAATTTTCTAAGTCTTTAAACTATTGAAATTAATTTGCTAAATGTTCAAACTAATGCAGCTTTAGATGCATAGTAAATTAGAAACTAACAGATAGCCATCTCTTTGTGTATACTAAAAAGTG
This region of Zootoca vivipara chromosome 11, rZooViv1.1, whole genome shotgun sequence genomic DNA includes:
- the FEM1C gene encoding protein fem-1 homolog C, whose protein sequence is MDLKTAVFNAARDGKLRLLTKLLANKTKEEVALLVSEKTNGATPLLMAARYGHLDMVEHLLEQCSASIEVGGSVNFDGETIEGAPPLWAASAAGHLKVVQSLLNHGASVNNTTLTNSTPLRAACFDGHLEIVKYLVEHKADLEVSNRHGHTCLMISCYKGHKEIAQYLLEKGADVNRKSVKGNTALHDCAESGSLEIMKMLLKYCAKMEKDGYGMTPLLSASVTGHTNIVDFLTQHVETSKVERINALELLGATFVDKKRDLLGALKYWKRAMDMRYSDRTNILSKPVPQTLIMAYDYAKEVNSAEELENLIADPDEMRMQALLIRERILGPSHPDTSYYIRYRGAVYADSGNFKRCINLWKYALDMQQSNLDPLSPMTASSLLSFAELFSFMLQDRAKGLLGTTVTFDDLMGILCKSVLEIERAIKQTQCPPDQIQLNKALSIILHLICLLEKVPCSPEQDHFKKQTIYRFLKLHPRGKNNFSPLHLAVDKNTTCVGRYPVCKFPSLQVTAILVECGADVNARDSDDNSPLHISALNNHPDIMNLLIKSGSHFDATNLHKQTAIDLLDEKEMAKNLIQPINHTTLQCLAARVIVNYCIGYQGHIPEKLENFVLLHR